From the Alloalcanivorax dieselolei B5 genome, one window contains:
- the recC gene encoding exodeoxyribonuclease V subunit gamma, with product MQNGLMVLHGNRLETLTDLLIEWLGRYPLAPLETETVLVQSNGMAQWLKLKLAAPDALGIAAGTRFQMPARFLWNAYRTVLGEDRVPRTSPFDKSRLLWRLYRLLPMLLDDDRFGPLRHFLADDTDGRKRHQLAERLADLYDAYQVYRADWLADWEQGEDRLRRSDERALFDDFPESQRWQAHLWRAVLADMDETQTALSRSAIHNAFVSALRNGESPPGLPRRLVIFGISALPQQGLEALAALSGHCQILMLIQNPCRHYWADIVEDRHLLRRQLEQRKRHLTALPENRVNPLLAAWGKQGRDFIGLLYDHDDPDSYRAAFHNQIDLFEDREPETLLQQLQHDILELEPLPERDRRPALRVDDSLQFRIAHSAQREVEILQDALLERFADNPDLKPRDVIVMVPDIEAYAPHIDAVFGRLDPGDPRYLPYTLSDRSAGAASPLAQAVETVLHLPQWRFTASDILDLLDVPAVRRRFGIEESALPQLTQWIEQARIRWGLDAEQRHSLDVPGFEQNSWAFGLKRMLAGYLLGDAPAWRGIEPLDEVAGLGAELAGRLARLLDTLQRHWRAVREPADVQQWQARFTALLDDLFAPDGAEDQALDAGLRDALSDWLAACEEADFAGTLPLTVARRPLLDALNAESLSQRFMAGRINFCTLMPMRAIPFRHVCLLGMKDGDYPRQQQPMDFDLMRQWGRYRPGDRSRRDDDRYLFLEALLSARDGLYISWTGRNVRDNSERPPSVLVAQLRDYLNQRWQIVDKSVDKSADNGRDVADHLTVQHPLQPFSRRYFDADDDLTTYADEWRPLHVHDETTEEDNPLPLPPLENNEPVSCAALGRFLKQPVAHFFEQRLKAQLRQDSHNLDDTEPFSVQGLERWQLQDQLLGEALRAGPDQASEAMHTTLERLAGSGALPLAPFTEGSRATLLMPLRRPLQQYFLLLAQSGALQPQQEIQLDAGGLPLEDWLVDLRGEASRPRRLVLKTSRLQGSLEKLTTDWVIHLAACASGHALTTQIQGQDGLYSLAPMDPATARERLDAIGRAWQQALCEPLPIACATAFAWLAGEEKDKGEAEARKVFEPGFNSDGEQFREPAIARAWSGFDAMLAMRHDDKPAFCHWTEQLYAPLYQQAQWTEQGGRVA from the coding sequence ATGCAAAACGGCCTGATGGTGCTGCACGGCAACCGTCTGGAAACGCTTACCGACCTGCTTATCGAGTGGCTGGGACGCTATCCGCTGGCGCCGCTGGAAACGGAAACGGTGCTGGTGCAATCCAACGGCATGGCGCAATGGCTCAAGCTCAAGCTGGCCGCGCCCGACGCCCTCGGCATCGCCGCCGGTACCCGCTTTCAAATGCCCGCCCGCTTTCTTTGGAACGCCTACCGCACCGTGCTCGGCGAAGACCGGGTGCCGCGCACCTCACCGTTCGACAAGTCGAGACTGCTGTGGCGGCTCTACCGGCTGTTGCCGATGCTGCTGGACGATGATCGCTTCGGCCCGCTGCGTCACTTTCTCGCCGACGACACCGACGGCCGCAAACGCCACCAGTTAGCGGAACGATTGGCCGACCTGTACGACGCTTATCAGGTCTACCGGGCGGACTGGCTGGCGGACTGGGAACAAGGGGAGGATCGATTGCGGCGTTCCGATGAGCGGGCGCTGTTCGATGACTTTCCGGAAAGCCAACGCTGGCAGGCACATCTGTGGCGAGCCGTACTGGCGGACATGGACGAGACGCAAACCGCCCTCAGCCGCAGCGCCATCCACAACGCCTTTGTTTCCGCCCTGCGCAACGGCGAGTCTCCCCCGGGGTTGCCGCGCCGGCTGGTGATTTTCGGTATCAGCGCCCTGCCGCAACAAGGGTTGGAGGCACTGGCGGCCCTCAGCGGCCATTGTCAAATCCTGATGCTGATACAGAACCCCTGCCGCCATTACTGGGCGGATATCGTCGAGGACCGGCATCTGCTGCGCCGGCAGTTGGAGCAGCGCAAACGGCACCTGACCGCCCTGCCGGAAAACCGCGTCAACCCGCTGCTCGCCGCCTGGGGCAAACAGGGCCGGGACTTTATCGGTTTGCTCTACGACCACGACGATCCGGACAGCTACCGCGCTGCCTTCCACAATCAAATCGATCTGTTCGAAGACCGCGAGCCGGAGACGCTGCTGCAACAGTTGCAGCATGACATTCTCGAACTGGAACCGCTGCCCGAACGCGACCGGCGCCCTGCTCTGCGGGTGGATGACTCGCTGCAATTTCGCATCGCCCACAGCGCCCAACGGGAAGTGGAGATTCTTCAGGACGCGCTGCTGGAACGGTTTGCCGATAACCCGGACCTCAAGCCGCGCGACGTCATCGTCATGGTGCCGGACATCGAGGCCTACGCGCCGCACATCGATGCCGTGTTTGGCCGGCTGGATCCCGGCGATCCCCGCTACCTGCCCTACACGCTCAGCGACCGCAGCGCCGGCGCCGCCTCGCCCCTGGCCCAGGCGGTGGAAACGGTACTGCACCTGCCGCAATGGCGCTTCACCGCCTCCGATATTCTCGACCTGCTCGACGTGCCGGCGGTGCGCCGCCGATTCGGCATTGAAGAAAGCGCTTTGCCGCAACTGACGCAATGGATCGAACAGGCCCGCATTCGCTGGGGGCTGGACGCGGAGCAGCGACACAGCCTGGACGTTCCCGGCTTTGAACAAAACAGCTGGGCGTTTGGTTTGAAACGGATGCTGGCCGGCTATCTGCTCGGCGACGCCCCTGCCTGGCGCGGCATCGAGCCGCTTGACGAAGTGGCAGGCCTGGGCGCGGAACTGGCCGGGCGGCTGGCGCGCCTGCTGGACACCTTGCAACGGCATTGGCGGGCGGTGCGCGAACCGGCCGACGTTCAACAATGGCAGGCCCGTTTCACTGCCCTGTTGGACGATCTGTTCGCACCGGACGGTGCCGAGGATCAGGCCCTGGATGCCGGCCTGCGCGACGCCCTCAGTGACTGGCTGGCGGCCTGTGAGGAAGCGGACTTCGCCGGCACCTTGCCGCTGACGGTGGCGCGCCGGCCGCTGCTGGATGCGCTTAACGCCGAGAGCCTGTCACAGCGTTTCATGGCCGGGCGCATCAATTTCTGCACGCTGATGCCGATGCGCGCCATCCCCTTCCGGCATGTCTGCCTGCTGGGCATGAAGGACGGTGACTACCCCCGCCAGCAACAACCGATGGACTTTGATCTGATGCGGCAATGGGGCCGCTACCGTCCCGGCGACCGCTCGCGCCGCGACGATGATCGCTATCTGTTTCTGGAGGCTCTGCTCAGCGCCCGCGACGGCCTGTACATAAGCTGGACCGGTCGCAATGTCCGCGACAACAGCGAACGGCCGCCTTCGGTGCTGGTGGCGCAGTTGCGCGACTATCTCAATCAGCGTTGGCAGATCGTCGATAAGAGTGTCGATAAGAGCGCCGACAATGGTCGTGATGTGGCCGACCATCTGACCGTGCAGCATCCGCTGCAACCTTTCAGCCGCCGTTACTTCGATGCCGACGACGATCTGACCACCTACGCCGATGAATGGCGGCCCCTGCACGTCCACGACGAGACGACAGAGGAAGACAATCCCTTGCCGCTGCCGCCGCTGGAAAATAATGAGCCGGTCAGTTGCGCCGCTCTCGGGCGTTTTCTCAAGCAGCCAGTGGCGCATTTCTTCGAGCAAAGATTGAAAGCCCAGCTCCGGCAGGACAGCCATAACCTCGACGACACCGAACCGTTCAGTGTGCAGGGGCTGGAGCGCTGGCAGTTGCAGGACCAGTTGCTGGGCGAGGCACTGCGCGCCGGGCCGGACCAGGCCAGCGAGGCCATGCACACTACTCTGGAACGCCTGGCCGGCAGCGGCGCGTTGCCGTTGGCGCCCTTCACCGAGGGCAGCCGCGCCACCTTGTTGATGCCGTTGCGCCGCCCTTTGCAGCAGTACTTCCTGCTGCTGGCACAAAGTGGCGCGCTGCAACCACAACAGGAAATCCAACTCGATGCCGGCGGCCTGCCGCTGGAAGACTGGCTGGTGGACCTGCGCGGCGAGGCCTCCCGGCCGCGACGGCTGGTACTGAAAACCAGCCGTCTGCAAGGCTCTCTGGAGAAGCTGACCACCGACTGGGTCATACACCTTGCCGCCTGCGCCAGCGGCCACGCCCTGACCACGCAAATTCAGGGACAGGACGGCCTGTACAGCCTCGCGCCAATGGACCCGGCCACCGCGCGGGAACGGCTCGACGCCATCGGCCGGGCCTGGCAACAAGCTCTGTGCGAGCCGCTCCCCATCGCCTGTGCCACCGCCTTCGCCTGGCTGGCCGGAGAGGAAAAAGACAAAGGCGAGGCCGAAGCCCGCAAGGTCTTCGAGCCCGGTTTCAACAGCGACGGAGAGCAATTTCGGGAGCCGGCCATCGCCCGCGCCTGGTCCGGTTTCGATGCCATGCTGGCGATGCGGCATGACGACAAGCCGGCCTTCTGTCACTGGACCGAACAGCTCTATGCACCGCTCTATCAACAGGCGCAATGGACCGAACAGGGAGGGCGGGTCGCATGA
- the recB gene encoding exodeoxyribonuclease V subunit beta — MSQPRPLPLTFPLHGTRLIEASAGTGKTFTLAALYLRLVLGHGGRAAFRQPLLPPEILVVTFTEAATEELRERIRDRLAEAARVFADPQAHKPDLILQGLLDDYADDEQRRHCAQRLNAAAQWMDEAAIYTIHGFCNRMLKQHAFDSGSLFSLELQEDASDEQQLAACDYWRNVITRFPVSAANALQANKLGHPEALLAQCRPLLGLGGTDPDTLPESVQRWLDDSGPQAALEQNARDTLTAELPALLEWVHSARDNKWLNGNSYRASSLPGMLLTLERYAAGEVLNDKDYDTLSRFSTAGMKLTKKGEEHRPGFAFCDQLDQVLEQREQTALPRTDLLAHAAAWIGKRVDRMRRQTATMGFDDMLSRLHGALHGDNGPRLAQVIRDQFPVALIDEFQDTDPTQYGIFSALYEHRDDTGWFMIGDPKQAIYAFRGADVFTYLQARRATEGHHYTLGRNFRSATPMVAAVNRLFEYSQDSHGDVFMMDNAIPFKAVEAQGRKDTLLVDGETKSGVTLWVEDSDKAISSGVYRQHQAARCATEIAHLLSGAEQGVTGFREDQHFTLLRPRDVAVLVRDRTEAKAIRDALLARGVRSVYLSDQDSVFAQPEAQDLLLILRACASPESDVRVRSALASGTLSLPYQELDRINRDEVRWEATVNRFHGYRAQWRQQGVLPMFRGLLMDFSVPARLQRSLDGERAFTNLLHLAELLQQAATQLDGEQALIRYLEDAVNDQRGSNNDNILRLESDDDRVKVITIHKSKGLEYPVVYLPFICSFRAAEKSKPPLRYHRKGPDDAHLVVSLEPDDDIERLADHERLAEDMRLLYVALTRACHSCTLGLAPYAKGRAQQNQLPRSAIGRLLFGPQGVANDQLLSALGPLSDDAITVTPAPPSNDEVYQPVNTASRLRQQITFPRRPRTPWWIASYSALRQVEEPLAPADARADQLAEAEPEPVQKPMMETAAAGVHAFPRGALPGTLLHDLLEHAANQGFRACLDAPEEMDKRVGQQQEARHWQDHHTTVKQWWRQTLTTPLPLQQERICLADLDRPVAEMEFLLPAEQVSVTRLDALIREYLYPGQPRPRLEADTLNGMLKGFMDLVFEHRGRYYVLDYKSNWLGPDDDAYGDEALIKAFLEHRYEVQYALYLLALHRLLRSRLGDDYHPDTHLGGAVYVFLRGLGAPSAGTVFSAAPTALVEALDRLFLGDAHAK; from the coding sequence ATGAGCCAGCCACGCCCTCTGCCACTGACTTTCCCATTGCACGGCACGCGCCTGATCGAAGCCAGTGCCGGTACCGGCAAGACCTTTACCCTGGCGGCCCTGTACCTGCGGCTGGTGCTGGGGCACGGCGGCCGGGCCGCGTTCCGCCAGCCCCTGCTGCCGCCGGAAATTCTGGTGGTGACCTTCACCGAAGCCGCCACCGAGGAATTGCGGGAGCGGATCCGCGACCGGTTGGCGGAAGCGGCGCGGGTGTTCGCCGATCCCCAGGCCCACAAGCCGGATCTCATTCTCCAAGGTTTGCTGGACGACTACGCCGACGACGAGCAACGCCGCCATTGCGCGCAACGGCTGAACGCCGCCGCCCAGTGGATGGATGAAGCCGCCATCTACACCATTCATGGTTTCTGCAACCGCATGCTCAAACAACATGCGTTCGATTCCGGCAGTCTGTTCAGCCTGGAACTGCAGGAAGACGCCAGTGACGAACAGCAGCTCGCCGCTTGCGACTACTGGCGTAACGTCATAACACGGTTCCCGGTAAGCGCCGCCAATGCACTGCAAGCCAACAAGCTGGGCCACCCGGAAGCCCTGCTGGCGCAATGCCGGCCACTGCTGGGGCTCGGTGGCACCGACCCGGACACGCTGCCGGAAAGCGTGCAACGCTGGCTCGATGATAGCGGCCCGCAAGCGGCACTGGAGCAAAACGCTCGCGACACCCTCACCGCCGAGTTGCCGGCCCTGCTCGAATGGGTGCACAGCGCGCGTGACAACAAATGGCTCAACGGCAACAGTTACCGCGCCAGCAGCCTGCCGGGCATGCTGCTGACGCTGGAACGCTACGCCGCCGGCGAGGTACTGAACGACAAGGACTACGACACCCTCTCACGCTTCTCCACAGCGGGTATGAAGCTGACCAAGAAAGGCGAGGAACATCGCCCCGGCTTCGCCTTCTGTGATCAGTTGGACCAGGTCTTGGAGCAGCGGGAACAAACGGCGCTGCCGCGCACCGACCTGCTTGCCCACGCCGCCGCCTGGATCGGTAAACGAGTGGACCGAATGCGCCGGCAAACCGCCACCATGGGGTTTGACGATATGCTGAGCCGTCTCCACGGCGCCCTGCACGGCGACAACGGGCCCCGGCTGGCGCAAGTGATCCGTGATCAGTTCCCGGTGGCGCTGATCGACGAATTCCAGGACACCGATCCCACCCAGTACGGGATTTTTTCAGCGCTGTATGAGCACCGGGACGACACCGGCTGGTTCATGATCGGCGACCCCAAACAGGCGATCTACGCCTTCCGCGGCGCCGACGTGTTCACCTATCTGCAAGCCCGGCGTGCCACCGAGGGGCATCACTATACCCTGGGCCGGAATTTCCGTTCGGCGACGCCGATGGTGGCGGCGGTGAACCGCTTGTTCGAATACAGCCAGGACAGCCACGGCGATGTCTTCATGATGGACAACGCCATTCCTTTCAAAGCGGTGGAGGCCCAAGGGCGCAAGGATACGCTGCTGGTGGACGGCGAAACCAAATCCGGCGTCACGCTCTGGGTGGAAGACAGCGACAAAGCCATTTCCTCCGGCGTTTATCGACAACACCAGGCAGCCCGTTGCGCCACCGAGATCGCCCACCTGCTCAGCGGCGCCGAACAGGGTGTCACCGGCTTCCGCGAGGACCAGCACTTCACGCTTTTGCGCCCCCGTGATGTGGCCGTGCTGGTGCGCGATCGTACCGAGGCCAAGGCGATCCGCGACGCTCTGCTCGCCCGGGGCGTGCGCAGCGTTTACCTGTCCGACCAGGACTCCGTGTTCGCGCAACCGGAAGCGCAGGATCTTTTGCTGATCCTGCGCGCCTGCGCCAGCCCGGAATCCGACGTGCGCGTGCGCAGTGCCCTGGCCTCCGGCACGCTGTCCCTGCCCTACCAGGAACTGGACCGGATCAATCGGGACGAGGTGCGCTGGGAAGCCACGGTCAATCGCTTCCACGGCTATCGCGCACAATGGCGGCAACAGGGTGTGCTGCCGATGTTCCGGGGCCTGCTCATGGACTTCTCGGTGCCGGCACGACTGCAGCGCAGTCTCGACGGGGAGCGCGCCTTCACCAACCTGTTGCACCTTGCCGAGCTGCTGCAACAGGCCGCCACGCAACTGGACGGCGAGCAGGCTCTGATCCGTTATCTGGAAGACGCTGTCAACGACCAGCGCGGCAGCAACAACGACAATATTCTGCGTCTGGAAAGCGACGATGACCGGGTCAAGGTGATCACCATTCACAAATCCAAGGGCCTGGAATACCCGGTGGTCTATCTGCCCTTCATTTGCAGTTTCCGCGCGGCGGAAAAGAGCAAGCCGCCCCTGCGTTATCACCGTAAGGGACCGGACGACGCCCATCTCGTCGTCTCGCTGGAACCGGACGACGACATCGAACGTCTCGCCGATCACGAGCGTCTGGCCGAAGACATGCGCCTGCTCTACGTGGCACTGACCCGGGCCTGCCACAGCTGCACCCTGGGCCTGGCGCCCTATGCCAAGGGCCGCGCCCAACAAAATCAACTGCCACGCAGCGCCATCGGCCGGCTGTTGTTCGGCCCCCAGGGCGTGGCCAATGATCAATTGCTGTCCGCGCTGGGGCCCTTGAGCGACGACGCCATCACGGTAACGCCCGCGCCGCCAAGCAATGACGAGGTCTATCAGCCGGTCAACACGGCGTCCCGCCTGCGCCAACAGATAACCTTTCCCAGACGTCCGCGCACACCCTGGTGGATCGCCAGCTACAGCGCCCTGCGGCAGGTGGAGGAACCGCTCGCTCCCGCCGACGCCCGCGCCGATCAACTGGCGGAAGCCGAGCCGGAACCCGTGCAGAAACCGATGATGGAAACCGCCGCCGCGGGGGTGCACGCGTTTCCTCGCGGCGCCCTGCCCGGCACCTTGCTGCATGATTTGCTGGAGCATGCCGCCAACCAGGGGTTCCGGGCCTGTCTGGACGCCCCGGAAGAGATGGACAAAAGGGTCGGCCAGCAACAGGAAGCCCGCCACTGGCAGGATCACCACACCACCGTGAAGCAGTGGTGGCGCCAGACTTTGACGACGCCCCTGCCGCTACAGCAGGAGCGGATATGTTTGGCGGACCTGGATCGGCCCGTGGCGGAAATGGAATTTCTGCTGCCCGCCGAACAGGTGTCGGTGACACGGCTGGATGCGCTGATCCGTGAGTATCTCTATCCGGGGCAGCCACGACCGCGCCTGGAAGCCGATACTCTGAATGGCATGCTCAAGGGCTTCATGGATCTGGTGTTCGAGCACCGGGGCCGCTATTACGTGCTGGACTATAAATCCAACTGGCTCGGTCCGGACGATGACGCCTACGGCGATGAAGCGCTGATCAAAGCGTTTCTGGAGCATCGTTACGAAGTACAGTACGCGCTGTACCTGCTGGCACTGCACCGCTTACTGCGCAGCCGCCTCGGTGACGACTATCATCCGGATACCCATCTGGGAGGCGCCGTTTACGTCTTTCTTCGCGGCCTCGGCGCGCCCTCCGCCGGCACCGTTTTCAGCGCCGCGCCGACCGCGCTGGTGGAGGCTCTGGACCGGCTGTTCCTGGGAGACGCCCATGCGAAGTGA